AATCCCAGGCCATGGCGTGGGAAGCAGCGGACAGTGCGCTGAGGGCAACGAACAGTTTGAGCGGGGTCATGACGGCAGCCTTTCTTGGAGTTGTGCCATTTTTATAAACCGGCTGAAACGTTTCATCAAGCTAAAAATCGACCCGATCCCGGCGAGGTAGGCAGCGGGCAGCGAGCGCAGGACAAACGCTGATAGCCGATTGCTGCCATTGAAAACCACACCCCTCAAACCACTCCCGAATACTTAACAGCTGCCGCCGCCCTCGACGGCACATCCAACGCGCGCAACAGCGACGACACATGAATCCGCACCGTAAATGGCGAGATATCCAGGGCCTTTGCAATCTCTTTGTTCGTCTTGCCCTGGGCAATCAACCGCAACACATCCTGCTGCCGCGCGGTCAGTGTGTGGGTATCCAGCGGCAACAGGCCCGACGGGGCGAACTTGACCAGCACCTCACCGTCGCGGATGGCCAGCAGCGCCTGGCCAATCTCATCGGGCGCGATGTTTTTGCCGATAAAGCCGTCGGCTCCCAAAGCCATCACGTGCTCGATCACCGCCGGGTCGTCCACCATCGACACTACGATCAAGGTGGTGCGCCGTAGTTGCTGACGCAGTTCGGCCAATTGGCTCATGCACGTCAGGCCGGGAAAGCGCAGGTCGAGGATCAACGTGTCGACTTCGCCGGCGTCCTGGATCAGCGCTCGCACCGTGTCCAGGTCGCCGGCCTCGTGTACCACGGCCTCGGGCAGCAGGCGTTGCACGGTGCGCAGCATGCCCTCGCGAAACATTGGGTGGTCGTCGGCAATGATGATGCAGCCGGTCATTGGGGGCTCCTTCCTGGGGCAGTGCTGTGCGGTGTCATGCTACCTTAACACCCCATCCAAGGCCTGCCTTGGATGCATGACGCAGACGAGGGCTGCCGCACAAGGACGTAACCCATGAGTATTGAGACCAACTCCGAACTCGACCAGGCCAACCTGCGCATCGTGGTGGCCGGTATTGCGATTGTCTATATCAGCGTTTTGGGCTTTTTGCCGGGGCAATCGCTGGACACTTATCTGCCGGTGATTCTTTACATCGCACTGTTCCTGATGGTCTCGATTGCTTTTCGTCAAGTGATCGCCCGTTGGCCTGGGCATTATCCGGCGCGACGCATCTTCGGCATGATCCACGACTACACCGGCACTTCGTTCGGCATGGTGGTGGGGGTGAAGCGGCGCTGCCGTTGTATGCGGTGATGGTGTGGGTCAACCTGGGCAACGGCATGCGCTATGGCTCACGCTACCTGGCGATTGCCACGGCGTTGGCGCTGTTGGCGCTACTGACCGTGTATCAACTCACGCCGATTTGGCAGGCGCAGCCGTTCATGGTGCTGATGCTGATGATCACCAGCACGGTGATCCCGGTGTACGCGCATATCTTGCTGGAGCGCACGCGCAAGGCGTCCGAAGAAGCCATCGCCGCCAACCTGGAGAAATCCCGTTTCCTCGCCCAGGCCAGCCACGACCTGCGCCAGCCCATCCATTCCATTGGCCTGTTTACCGCGTGCCTGCGCGAAGCTCGCCTTGGCGATGAAGAGCGGCGCCTGGTGGATAACATAGACCGTTCGCTGCTCAACGTGTCGCAGCTGTTCCGTTCGATTCTCGATCTCTACACCCTCGACAACGGCCGCCTGTTGCCCAAGTACCAAGCGGTAAACCTGGGCGAATTCCTTGCCGACCTGGTGCGCCAGAACGCCGAAGCCGCCCGTTGGGCCGGGGTGGAATTGCGCTTGCGGCCTTGTGCCCACTGGGTCTTGGTAGACCCCGCGCTGTTGGCGACCATGGTGCAAAACGTGCTGTCCAACTGCTTCAAGTACGGCGCGCAGCGGCCGGTGTTGATTGGTGTGCGAATTCGCGACGGCGGGCTGGCCGTGGAGATTCATGATCAGGGACGGGGGATCGCCGAGGAGCATCTGTCAAAGGTCTTTGAAGAGTTCTATCGCGTACGCCACCTGCGGGACAAGGACGTCGAAGGCGTGGGCCTGGGGCTGTCTATCGTCAAGCGCCTGGGGCAACTGATGGGGGTGCACGTGAGCCTGCGTTCACGGGTGGGCCATGGCACTTCGGTGAGCCTGCATGGCTTGACCCTGGCCGCTGCGCCGCGCCAAACGGCACCGCGTGATGAAGCACGCCAGGCTGGGTTGCTCACTGGGTTGAAGGTGTGCCTGGTGGAAGATGATCACAACGTACTGCTCGCCACCCAGGCGCTGCTGGAGCGCTGGGGTTGCGAGGTGCAGGCGGAGTCGTCAGGGCGTGACCTGGTGAGCGATTGCGACATCATCGTCGCCGACTACGACTTGGGCAACCACGCCACCGGTATCGAATGCATCGACGCGCTGCGTGAGCAGCGTGGTTGGGCGGTTCCGGCGCTGATCCTCACCGGACACGACGTGGAAAAGATCCAGGCCGCCTTGCACGACCGTCAGATCGCCATCTTGTCCAAGCCGGTGCGCCCCGCAGAACTGCGCGGCACACTGCGCGACTTGAGCCAGGAAAAGCTTACTGGGTAAACGGCTGCAGCCCGTTGCCCTTAGCGCCCTTGGGTTGGCAGTAGGCCGCAGGTTTCATCAGGCCGAAGCTGGCGATTGCGAAGGCACCGCCGCTGGCACCGCTGGGCACGGAGCAGTTGTATTCGCCGGAGGCGGCGCTGGCGATGTAGTAGGTGGTCATGGAGTCGCTGCGCACGTTGGAGATGCGTTTTACCGGCTCGCCCAGGTTGGTTTCTGACAGCGTCTTGAGGTGGTCTTCGCTGGGTTTGATATTGCTGCAGCCGGCCACGCCGATGATCAAGGCGCCCAACAGGGTGAGACGGGTAACAGGGGAGTGCAGTTTCATGGTGCTTCTTCCTTGGGGGTTGTTATGGTTTTCCGACGCACAACGTGTCCGCGCGCAGTGAGTGCGCGGTGCTGGTGGGGGCGTTGGAAGTGCCGAGAATATAGCGCCGCAGCGTAGAGGGGTCGATTAGCACAGGTGTGCTAGTGGCACATTGGGGTCATTGCAGTGAGCGAGATTGTCGCATCGCTCTAACCCCGTATCGCATTCACCCGTAAGGGCAATAAAAACCCATGAAAAGGACTTTCAATGCTCCACATCAAACGCGCAACACCGCACGACGCCATAGCTGCTTTTGACATACGCCGCCAAGCCATTCGCAGCCAATGCATCGGTGCCTATACGACCGAGCAAATGGCGTTATGGACGCGTGGTAAGGCCGAGGACGGCTACGACGCACTCATGGACAAACCGTTTTACCTGGGCTGGGTAAACGACGAACCCGTCGCCACCGGCATGCTCGACCTCGACAACAACGAAGTCGGCGCGTTGTTTGTATTGCCCGGCTTCACCGGGCGTGGGTATGGCAAGGCGATGCTCGATCACTTGGAAAACGTTGCGCGGGAACTGGCGATTGAAGAGGTGGTGTTGGATGCGACGTTGAATGCTGCGAGTTTCTATCGCAGGCACGGATATACGGGGGATGAACAGGCGGTTTATCACTCGCCCTCGGGATTGCAGCTGGCGTGTATCCCGATGACAAAGCGGATTTCCTGACGCGTTGATCCAACAGCAATGGCTCGGCCGTACTGTCGGGTTATCTTCCACAACCTAGCGCTCACGGAGGTTGCAGTGCCGGTAGTCTTAGCGCACCTGTATCCCACAAAACTGCGCAATCTGTGTCTATCGCGCGGGATATCAGGTGGATAGCCTCACACCCCCACCTACTAGCCTGCGAGCCACGCATGGACCTCACCGCTGTCCCCTTCGGCACCACTGATTGGTCCGCTGTCGAACCTGTCGTTCACCCAGGCATCACGGGCAATGCGTTGTGGCGCACTTGCCACTTTGGCACCACCCGCGTGCGAGTGGTGGAATACACCCCAGGCTACCTGGCGGATCACTGGTGCTGGCGCGGGCATATCCTGCTGTGTCTTGACGGCGAGTTGCACACGGAGCTGGAGGACGGCCGCCAGTTCACGCTGACGGCAGGCATGAGTTATCAGGTGGGCAATGAGATGGAAGGGCATCGCTCATCCACGGCAGTCGGAGCAAAGCTCTTTATCGTCGACTGACTTGTAGTGAGCGGGCTTGCCCCGCGCTGGGCGCAGCCGCCCTAATCGGGCCGCCGCGGTGTGTTTCAGAAAGACCGAGTTGCCTAGATTTAGGGCGGCTTCGCCCCCAGCGCGGGGCAAGCCCGCTCACTACATCAATGCATTTTGCTGTGGTCCATGCCGTTGAGGGCGCGGGCTGGGGCTTTGACTTCAATCGACTGTTTTTCGCCCTTGGCGTTTTCCACGGTGAGGGTCAGCGGCACCTGGTCGCCTTCCTTGATCTGGCCGGTCAGGCCCATCAGCATCACGTGGTAGCCGTTGGGGTCGAGGGTCACGGCCTTGCCGGCGGGCAGGGCGACCGAGTCCACCGGGCCCATGCGCATCACGTCGTCCTTCATGCTCATTTCATGGATTTGCACGTCCTTGGCCACGGGCGACGCCACGCTGAGCAGTTTGCTGTCGCTGTCGGCGGTGACGGTCATGAACGCACCGCTGGACGGCTGGCCCGGCACGGTGGCGCGAACCCACGCATCGCTGACGAGCACCTGGGCGCTGGCGTGTGCGGCGAGGCCGAGCAGGGCTAGGCCGAAGGTGAGACGCTTGAGGTGTTGAACGGCAGTCATTAGCAGACCTCCATGACGGTGAGCAGGTCTTCTGCGCACTCTTTAGCGGTAAGGGATGCCTGCAGGCCCAGGCGCAGGTTGCCACGGGTGTCGAATACGAAGCTGGTGGCCGTGTGGGACAGGGTGTAGGTGTCGCCGGCGGGGATCTTTTCATAAAAGATCCCGAACTCCTTGGCGGCCACGGCGATTTCTTCCGGGGTGCCGTACAGCGCCTGGAAGCTGGGGTCGAAGGCCTTGACGTACTTGTCGAGGATTTCCGGCGTGTCGCGCTCCGGGTCCAGGGTGATGAAGATCACCTGCATGATCTTGCCGTCGCGGCCCATCAGTTTCTTGGCCTGCGCGGCGCGCGCCAGGGTGGTCGGGCACACGGCCGGGCATTGGGTGAAGCCGAAGAACACCACCGGCATCAGGCCACGGTAGGAACTGAGGGTGACCGTCTCGCCTTCGGTGTTCTTGAGTTTGAAGGTGCGGCCCATGATCTTGTCGCTCAAGTCCTTGCCGTACTTGAAGTTCAACCTGGGGCTGTTGTCACAACCGGCCAGCAGGCCCAGACCCAACAGGCTCATGCCGGTCAGGACCTTGCGGCGGGTGAATAACGTACTCATCAACTGTGCATCCTGTGAAACGCCTGCATTGCGCGAAATCAAACACGCAGGCCTGGAAAGGAGTAACGAGGAGGGCGCAAAGTCTACCAACCCTGAAGGGCTCGCGTAACGTGCGACGTTCTGCCACAGGGGCGTGCCGTGCTTCATCTCGGTGCACCTCTGGTGGTAGAGTCGCCGCCATGAAAATGAGCCACCCCGACCGTTCGCTGATCGCCTGGGCCCTGTACTTCTGCGTGCTGATGAACCTGTTTGTCTGTGGTTTGGGGCATGGTCAGATGACGGGACAGGTGCTCAATGGCATCGGTGGTGCGTTCTGTTCCGTGGACGGTAAGCAGGCGCCACTTTCCGACAAAGGGTTGGGCAGCCCGTCTTCCAGCAACATCTCGAACTACTTTGCTTGCCCAGTTTGCAACGCATTGACCGTTGCGTTGGTGTTTTTGGTCGGCCTGGCCTGGCTGCTTGGCCTCGGACAAACTCCACGCCCAGCCCATGAGCGGCGCAATAAGGCGCCCCCGCGATACTCCTGGCCCTCGGCCAACCCCCGCGCTTCCCCAGCCCTCTGACGTGTGCCCTGGGCCTCCTGCCAACAGGAGGCGTTCTATCGTCACGACTGTGAGTGCACTTCATGAACCCTGTATTGCCTGCAGGCGCCAGCCGCCTGGTCAGCAAGGCGTCCCGTCGCTTGCGCGCGGAACCGTTGCGGCCTGACTACCCCAGCAACTCCCGCTGCTTCGTACACCTGGATGCACGCCTGTTGCCGCATTGGCACAGCCTGTTCGATATCTGCCCGGCGCTGCTCAAGCTAGACCCACCCGAAGGCCTGAACCTGTTTCGCAGCTTCATGACCTGGGCCTATCGCAACCAGCCGCCGCTGGATTGGACCTACCACCTGAACGTCTGCCGCTGGCTGCTGGGCTCGACGTACCGCGCCCATATCGATGACGAACCCATCGAGACCTTCATGGCGGCAGCGGCGGCGCGATGGGTCGACACCGATGACAGCCAGGCCCACGGTGTGGTCCTGGCCTGGCAAGGTACACGGGTGTTCGATTGGAAAGGTGTTCTACCCAGCACCCTCGAACACCAGGCACTGCCACGTTCGCCATGGGACTTTGCCTGGTGCGCCTTGGGCGCTCGCGGTGAATTCAGCGAGTGGTTGCCGGTGCCTTGAGGTGCCCGTCAATCCATGCAGCAACGTCCGTCACTGCGATACCTTGCTGAGCGTTGAAAGTCACGGCGGGGTCCCATGCCACGCCGTGGCCCTGAGCGAATACCGCGCGGTATTTTTTGAGGTTGTCGTTGGGATCTTCTTCCAACGCTGCCAGCAAAGTGGGCACTGACCACGCCTCGCGCTTGAGCTGGATGCCGAGACTGGCGTCGACCGTATCTGCCAGTTGCCCATAGGTCAGGGTGTCACCGGCAGTGAAGACCACCTGGTTGCTCAAGGCCGGTTCCGCGAACAGGATGCGTGCAGTCAGCCGGCCAATGTCCTCAGGCGTAGTGACAGTGACGGCTGTGTCCCAGTCGCCCAGGGCATGCACGGTGTTGTTAGGCAAATCGACCACGCCGAACGACGGCTCGAACAGGAAACTGGTGAACATCCCGGTGGAAATGATCAGCCATTGCGTGCCCTGTTGAGCGCGCAGCAAGTCGCGTACATCCAACTGCTCATCGAACGTATCCTGCGGGCTGCCACGGCCGATCACGTCGTAGTCCACACCAAATTGCCACGGCACATAACGTTGCACGCCGCCCTCAATGGCGGCTTGGGCCAGCTTGCGTTGCGTGCCAGGGCCGGCGGCGAAACCGGTGCAGCAGATCACGCTGGCGAAGGGTGCAAAGATCGCCGCGAGGCTGCTCTGGCTGTCGTTTTGCAGGTCGCCGGGGATCAGCTCGATGCCCATCTCTTGCAGTTTTTTGCAGTCGCCGAGTGCAGGCTGGCAGGGCGCAGCAGCACGGCGATGCGCGCGTTACGCGGTGCGGCCAACAGGGCCAGTTCCTGCAGCACGGCCATGCCCAGTTCGCCGGCACCGAGTACCAGAATGGAAGAGGCTGTCATGGGGTTCTCCGTCTGTGTTGAAAGTCGTGGCATGCTTGCAGAATTCATCGCCACGCATAAGAAGGCACACCCGTGATACCGAGAACGCACCATGGATAACGACGAAATCATCCGCCGCTCCCAAGCCGCCTGCGATGCCCTCAGCGCGGATGACGATGGCCTCAAACGCGAGGTGCTCACCCACGCAGGAAACCGCTGGTCGTTGGGCATCGTGCACGTGCTCGGCGTGTCCGGTCGTTTGCGGCACGCCGAGATTGGCCGGCGCATGCAGGGCGTCACCCAGCGCATGTTGACCCGCACGCTGCGCCAGCTGGAACGTGATGGTTTGGTACTGCGCCATGACTTCCAGGAGGTGCCGCCCAAGGTTGAATACGAGCTGTCGAGCCTTGGCACCGAGTTGCTGGTGCACATGATTCCGCTATGGACCTGGGTCGTGGAAAAGGGTGATGCGTTTCGCCAGGCGCGCGAACGGTTTGATCACCCGTAACCCTCGCACTGGATTGTTACGCAATCTGAAAAAGTGATTGACGGTTTAGACGGCTGTTTCCGCACAGCCTGACGCTATACCGTGCGCGCACCCGTTGAATACAGCACCTCCCGACTGACAAAGAACAGGGATGGGCTACGACGGGGTTGCCTCAATTACTTCTCGGAGCCTTCATGAATCACAAGACTTGCCTGGCCCTCGCCGTTTCCTTGGGGGCCGTGCAACACGCTGCTGCATCCGGTTTTATCGATGACAGCAAAGCCAGCCTCGACCTGCGCAATTTCTATTACAACCAGGACACCCGCAACGCCAGGGGCGCGTCGGACAAGGAGTGGGGCCAGGCCTTCATGTTCAACTACCAGTCCGGGTTCACCGAGGGCACGGTGGGCCTGGGGCTGGACTTGCAGCAACTGTATGGCCTGCGTCTGGATGCCTCGGGGCGTGCAGGCAAGGCCGGTGAAGACAACACCCCGGCAGCGTCTTCCCGCTGGACGACGGCAAGGCCGTCCACGACTTCAGCAAGACCGGCGTCACCGGCAAGATGCGTATTGCCCAGACCCAACTTAAAGTCGGCAACCTGCAGCCCAAGCTGCCGGTGCTGACCACCGAAGACGGCCGCTTGCTGCCGCAGACGTTTCGCGGTTATCAGGTGGACTCCAAAGACCTCAAGGACTTCAACCTGATCGCCGGTAAACTCGAGCAAGTCGTGGACCGAAATTCCAGCAATGGCCAAGGCCTGTCGATCGCTGGCGCCAACGACCCGATCAAGGGCAAGTCCAGCAACCAGTTCTACTACGGCGGCGTGGATTACGCAGTCAGCAAGCAACTGCAATTGCAGTACTACTACGCGAGCCTGGAGAACTTCTACCAGCAGCATTTCCTTGGCATGGTGCATAACTGGCAATTACCCGTAGGGCAGTTCAAGAGTGACCTGCGGTATTTCTACAGCACCGCCGACGGTAAGAATTCCAGTGCGTCGGGGCGTAGCGAGGGTTACGTCAGCTCGGGTTACTACGCGCCTGGCGTCAACGCAGGCAAGGTCGACAACCGCCTGTGGAGTGCGCTGTTTACTTATGCGCTGAGCGGGCATTCGGTCAGCCTCGGTTACCAGAAGACCACCGGCGAAAGTGACTTCCCCATATCAACCAAGGGCAGGGCCGTTCGCTCTACCTGATCACCAATTCGCAGTCGCTCAAATTCGTGAATGCCGGAGAACAAGCCACCGTCGGCAGCTATGCCTACGACTTTGCCAGCCTTGGCGTACCGGGCCTGCGCTCCAGCGTGACCTACATTCACGGCAGTCACATCCGCACAGCGGGTCGCGATAACAGTGAATGGGAGCGTGACGTGCGCGTGGATTATGTGATTCCCACCGGTACCCTGAAGGGCCTGGGGTTCACCTGGCGCAGTGCGGTGCTGCGGGGTAATGACACTGCCGACAAGGACGAGACTCGGCTGATCGTCAGCTACAGCATCCCGTTGCTGTAACGACTATCAGCTGCCCGACTTTTCGGCTTGGGTTTGCTGTCTTTACCGTTGTCCGCTGGCTTGGGCGGCTGCTTGTCAGTGTCTTTGGGTTTCTTGTCGCTCTCGGACTGGCCGCTCGGGATAGTACCCGGCGGCAGCGCGTTGGCTGCTGGCGCGGTATCGTCGCCAAAGGCGGCGAGGGCAGGAACCGGTGAGCAGGGCGCACAGGCCGAGGATCAGCAAAATCCGTTGGGAACATTTGGTCTTCATGACGCAATCCCCTATCGCAGGGTTGTAACCTTCAACGGCTGCGAAGCCCGCAAACCTGCCAGGCTTCGCAGGGCCGGGATCAAGCCGCCATAGGCTTGCTGGCTTGAGACTTTTTGTGGGCCGCTTTCATTGCTTCCATCTCTGCACCTAGCGCGTCGAGTGTGGCTTTGCCCAGCAGTTTTTTAGCCTGGGGAAACATTTCGGTTTCCTCTTCCTCGATGTGATGCTCCAGCAGTTCCTTGACCACTTTGACACGGCCAGAGAACTCCGTAGTGGAGGGTTCGGTTTGCTTCAGGTCAGGCAGCACCAGGGAGTCGACAGTGCGGTGCTCTTCCTTGGCCTCGTGGTACATGATGTCCTGCTCCTTGCCCCTGCTTTTCTGAAAGCGGGGTAAAGAATTCTTCTTCCAGTTTGGTGTGCAGGCTTATTTCTGCTTCCAATTTGGCCAACAATTCGGTGCGTTTTTTTACCCCGCGTTCGGTGGACTCACTCAGTTGAGTCAGCAGGGCTTTCACACGTTCATGGTCAGCTTTGAGCAGGTCAATGGCGTTCATGGGTATCACCTCATTCAGGGACGGTAGACGTGTCTAAAAGCACGCCTCTTAGGAGAGTGACTTGCATCAGGTGTACCAAGCTTGGCGAAAAAAGATTTGTTTTGTTATTCAACTAGATAGTCGATCCCTAACACCTCTGTTGTCGTGCAGGTTGCATGGTGGGTACTTTCCAGGCGTGCATTACGCCCAAGCGGTACGCCGCTGCACATTTTAATGAACCCTGGGCTTGAATGATTGACCTAAGGCTTAAGACCTCAGGAGGTGAATCATGCAATTAGAATATGTCTGGATCGGTTTGGCAGTGATCCTGCTGCTGTTGGAACTGTGGGCCATTAACGTCGTGTTGCGTAGCACGGGTGGCTGGGAGACCAAGGGTTTATGGCTGGTGATTTTGATTTTCGTGCCCCTGTTCGGGTTGATCGCATGGGCAATGTTCGGGCCTAAGCGTGAAATGCCGGAACATCGTAGAAGCTGAGGCAAAGACATAATAGAAAAGGCGCCCTGAGGGCGCCTTTTTTATGCGGCAGTTGTTTAGCCTGCGAGGGCTTGCGCAATGGCCTCGCTGAACGCCGGTAAATCATCCGGAGTACGCGAGGTGATCAACGTCCAGCCATTGGCCGTGCATTGTTTGACCTCGGCATCCACCCAACCGGCCGCGCCAGCGTTTTCCAGGTCGATGCGCACGCTTTTGTAGGAGGTCAACGTCTTACCTTCGATCACGCCCGCATCGATCAGCGCCCACGGCCCGTGGCAGATCGCTGCAACGATTTTGCCCGCCTTGACGAAGTCGTTGATCAAGCGTTGCGCGTCGGGGTCCTGGCGCAGGGTATCGGCATTGACCGTCCCTCCAGGGATGACCAGCGCGTCAAAGTCGCTGCCCACGGAGTCTGACAATTTCACATCGGACTCGACGGCTTTGTCCTTTTCAGTGTCGCCGACGAAGGTCTGTGTTGTGCCACCTTTGATGGAAGCATGGGTGACGGTCGCGCCGTAGCTGCGCAACGCTTGCAGGGGCTGGAGCAGTTCGTCGCGCTCGATGCCGGAGTTGGAGGTGATGAACAGAACGTTCTTGCCGTTGAGTTGCGCACTCATGATCGAGTTTCTCCTGTAATCAAAGAGGGATTAACGGTCGTGTTTGGCTTGCAGTTAGTTGGTCATTTTCAGGTGGCTTTCAAGCGCGGGCAGAGTCTTGGTGGCGTTGGCGATTCGCCGTTACCTGAGTGTTGAGCCGGCTGTGATCCGAAAGGTTTAATTTAATTTGCGCTTTTTTCGTCAGTGGCCCTGCGCCGCACATTCCTTGAACTATCGATACCCGGCGACCTCTGCTGCTCAAGTGGCCGTTGGTTTTCAGCGGCCCTCAACTGCCTGGAGAAACCTATGTCCGATCACAAGACCGCCGATAAAACCCCCGATCCCATTAGCTCCGAACAGGCTCAGAAAGGCGCTGACAGAGCAGCCAAGGGCGAAACGCTGGAGCGTGCGAATCCAAAGACCGGAACCGTCGACAAGGTCATCACTCCCACATCGGTCAAGGAGGTTGAGCGCCAGACGGATGCGATCAACGAGCAGGCAGCCAAGGCCGAGCGCAAGTTGGGCCACT
The Pseudomonas poae DNA segment above includes these coding regions:
- a CDS encoding DUF2946 domain-containing protein, producing MKMSHPDRSLIAWALYFCVLMNLFVCGLGHGQMTGQVLNGIGGAFCSVDGKQAPLSDKGLGSPSSSNISNYFACPVCNALTVALVFLVGLAWLLGLGQTPRPAHERRNKAPPRYSWPSANPRASPAL
- a CDS encoding SCO family protein; this encodes MSTLFTRRKVLTGMSLLGLGLLAGCDNSPRLNFKYGKDLSDKIMGRTFKLKNTEGETVTLSSYRGLMPVVFFGFTQCPAVCPTTLARAAQAKKLMGRDGKIMQVIFITLDPERDTPEILDKYVKAFDPSFQALYGTPEEIAVAAKEFGIFYEKIPAGDTYTLSHTATSFVFDTRGNLRLGLQASLTAKECAEDLLTVMEVC
- a CDS encoding response regulator transcription factor; translated protein: MTGCIIIADDHPMFREGMLRTVQRLLPEAVVHEAGDLDTVRALIQDAGEVDTLILDLRFPGLTCMSQLAELRQQLRRTTLIVVSMVDDPAVIEHVMALGADGFIGKNIAPDEIGQALLAIRDGEVLVKFAPSGLLPLDTHTLTARQQDVLRLIAQGKTNKEIAKALDISPFTVRIHVSSLLRALDVPSRAAAAVKYSGVV
- a CDS encoding copper chaperone PCu(A)C, with protein sequence MTAVQHLKRLTFGLALLGLAAHASAQVLVSDAWVRATVPGQPSSGAFMTVTADSDSKLLSVASPVAKDVQIHEMSMKDDVMRMGPVDSVALPAGKAVTLDPNGYHVMLMGLTGQIKEGDQVPLTLTVENAKGEKQSIEVKAPARALNGMDHSKMH
- a CDS encoding putative natural product biosynthesis protein, encoding MNPVLPAGASRLVSKASRRLRAEPLRPDYPSNSRCFVHLDARLLPHWHSLFDICPALLKLDPPEGLNLFRSFMTWAYRNQPPLDWTYHLNVCRWLLGSTYRAHIDDEPIETFMAAAAARWVDTDDSQAHGVVLAWQGTRVFDWKGVLPSTLEHQALPRSPWDFAWCALGARGEFSEWLPVP
- a CDS encoding GNAT family N-acetyltransferase — protein: MLHIKRATPHDAIAAFDIRRQAIRSQCIGAYTTEQMALWTRGKAEDGYDALMDKPFYLGWVNDEPVATGMLDLDNNEVGALFVLPGFTGRGYGKAMLDHLENVARELAIEEVVLDATLNAASFYRRHGYTGDEQAVYHSPSGLQLACIPMTKRIS
- a CDS encoding transcriptional regulator; its protein translation is MDNDEIIRRSQAACDALSADDDGLKREVLTHAGNRWSLGIVHVLGVSGRLRHAEIGRRMQGVTQRMLTRTLRQLERDGLVLRHDFQEVPPKVEYELSSLGTELLVHMIPLWTWVVEKGDAFRQARERFDHP
- a CDS encoding type 1 glutamine amidotransferase: MSAQLNGKNVLFITSNSGIERDELLQPLQALRSYGATVTHASIKGGTTQTFVGDTEKDKAVESDVKLSDSVGSDFDALVIPGGTVNADTLRQDPDAQRLINDFVKAGKIVAAICHGPWALIDAGVIEGKTLTSYKSVRIDLENAGAAGWVDAEVKQCTANGWTLITSRTPDDLPAFSEAIAQALAG